CAGGTGGAGGCGTTATTGTTTTCCTGGCTCAAATTTTGCACGGCCACACCCCGCAAGTTATATTGGGCCACCAGTTGTAACTTGCGGGCCATACTGGCCGCGCTTTCCAGGTACACCGTATGTTGAACATTGTTATCGTCCAGGTAGGCAAACCAATAAGCGCCGCTGGCGCTATCGAATTGAACGGGGGTGGCCGCCAGCGCACTTTGCAAGCCAAAAGCCATTTCCTGACCCGGGGCCACCACGTTTGCGCCGTCCATCACCGCGGCCACCCCAATGGGGGCCAGGGCCTGCTGGTGACTGATATGGCGCGTGGCGCCGTTGACCTGCTCGGCGCTGCTGGTGGGCAAAATGAGTTGCAATTTGTAACGGTTGATCTGCCCCACCGCCCAATCAAGCATATTTTCCATCGCCCCGCCGGGCGCGTAAGCCCGCGGGTCGGGCGAAGTCGGCACTTTCACCATATCGGCCACGCGCCCAATAACAGGCCAGTTGTACGCGCCGGTATCCCACTGTTTGGCCGAAATTTGATGGGGCAGTTCTACTCTAACCGAAAGCTGTTTATCTTCAGGCAGGGCGGCCCGGAGTTGGGTTAAAAAGGCGGTGTATTCCGGCTGCAAATAAGGGCTGATGCCGCGATAGTCAAGGTCAATCCCGGCGTAGCGGTTCCGCTCAACCAGCTTGACGATTTTTTGCAGGTGCTGTTCGCGGGTATCCGGGTCAACCAGCATGTTGTCAACCAGGTCGGAACGAACGGCCCCCTCATCTTCCCAATTGCGCAGGGTGGGGATGATGGACAACCGTGAGCGTTGAATTTCCGGGGGAAGCTGGCCCAAGGTGTCAATAATTCTGCCGCGGCTGTCTAACAAAAGGCCCTGGGGATTGATTTCAACCAGCATGCTTTTGGCGTCGTCGGGGAGAGTGGCATTGGCCGGGTAATCGGCGGCAATGTGGGGCTGCACGGCGTGGGTTTGCATCACCACCACAGAGTCGGGCAGGTAATCCAGTTCAGACTCAATCACGTCGCCGCGCCGGGCTATCCGGCCGGGCAACCATTCCCAGGTTTCGCCGGTCCAGGTATAGAGGTCCAGGGTGTGATACGGTTCGGCCTCGTTGGGAATGGGAATGTTCAGCGCCACTTTTTCCGGCATAGCGCCTTTGCGTAAAACGCGGTAGTAAGGGCTTTTAACAATGAGTTGTGGCGGGATATTTTCAGCCGCCGCCAGCAGGCTTTTGCCGGCTGTGCCCTCTAAAAAAAACTCGCGGGGCACGGCGGTTAGTTTGACCCGGAAGGAACGATCAATCCCTTCCGGCAAAAACGTAATCTTGGCCCCATCGGGGTCCTCAACCGTTCCCCCTTCGTGGCGGTCAATGCGGGTGTAGCCAATGCTCAACAGCCGGTCGGGCAGGGCGATAGGCGGCAGCAGCAATATCAGCAGGATCAGGAGGGGGATGAGCATAAGGTTGAGAATGATCCGGCCGGGCAGGCTTTCTAAAATCGACTCAAATACGCGAGCAAACGAATTTGTTCTGGACGATAACAAAGGCGCAACTCCCTTCTTCTTACAAATTACAAAACGATCAAAAAACGACCTTCGCCGTCGGTTATTACCGACGTTGATAGTTTGAGACAAAGTGTTGGCTGTTCCCAAACCCAACACACAAAAACGGGTTTAGTATAATGAAAAAACCAAAAAAGGGGAATCGAGGGGGTTTTAATCAGATTCGCGGTTAAGCAC
The Anaerolineae bacterium genome window above contains:
- a CDS encoding cellulase family glycosylhydrolase, yielding MLSSRTNSFARVFESILESLPGRIILNLMLIPLLILLILLLPPIALPDRLLSIGYTRIDRHEGGTVEDPDGAKITFLPEGIDRSFRVKLTAVPREFFLEGTAGKSLLAAAENIPPQLIVKSPYYRVLRKGAMPEKVALNIPIPNEAEPYHTLDLYTWTGETWEWLPGRIARRGDVIESELDYLPDSVVVMQTHAVQPHIAADYPANATLPDDAKSMLVEINPQGLLLDSRGRIIDTLGQLPPEIQRSRLSIIPTLRNWEDEGAVRSDLVDNMLVDPDTREQHLQKIVKLVERNRYAGIDLDYRGISPYLQPEYTAFLTQLRAALPEDKQLSVRVELPHQISAKQWDTGAYNWPVIGRVADMVKVPTSPDPRAYAPGGAMENMLDWAVGQINRYKLQLILPTSSAEQVNGATRHISHQQALAPIGVAAVMDGANVVAPGQEMAFGLQSALAATPVQFDSASGAYWFAYLDDNNVQHTVYLESAASMARKLQLVAQYNLRGVAVQNLSQENNNASTWAMVRNFLDLVIPPVESQYAVVWQVQNQEGGVIAEHMTDLSNPNYTWTAPEAGGSYLIGATIVEGQHSAAAIPRGEVAVLVATPTPSPTPTPLPTPTPEIPPTPEPQPEAPAQQPASAPQQPAGGGSAPAVSSAVGNLPFDYGIQVDPGNHQSNVGLVQGMGFRWVKLQMPWMYVEPHPGDYHWGSWDEIIRTYAANGIKVMLSIPKAPEWARPSNTDFSVEGPPADPATYANFVALVAQRYQGGVQAIEVWNEQNIDYEWGREPFNPARYMELLKAAYTAIKAVDPNMIVVSGALTPTGAPPPGAMDDQEYLKQMYTHGLKQYCDAIGAHPSGFANPPDALFAGGDYDPSRGYDDHRSFFFRNTMEAYRQIMVENGDGAKTIWPTEFGWPVMRYDDGRFPFAAENSLERQAQWTVQAYQMGQQWGWVGTMFLWNLDYNVTAGNTELANFGIVGAPAYDALANMPK